A section of the Flavobacterium sp. CG_23.5 genome encodes:
- a CDS encoding PAS domain S-box protein — MKISFEKRIFLGFVINLLVVFVSGWIFVSRLNNEKNKEMNSRLDWIELSLFVLSFVLLIIVYFIIRAQLNAKNISQNLLLENKQLLQSIIDNTTSPIFIKKINGEYILINKQFESLFKISNEEIIGKTDYDFLPATVADAYRNSDFEAVKALKELKTEETIQQQDGLHTYIAVKFPLFDSKGRVYALGGIFTDISDRKQLDESFKAADKFFNMSLDMMIIASKDKFIKINTAVSKILGYSEEELLSQPFLAYVYPDDIESTKNEVVKLQAGAPSIKFENRYICKDGSIKWILWSVYPDVASGLLYAVARDITALKESEKSLMEAENFFKMSYELLVVAKGDYFIKVNPAFTRTLGFDQNDMNKKTFLSFTHPDDLKSSIAAVERLKKGEPMLNFRARAICKDGSYKWLEWSGTIDMQTGIMYAVARDVTEKIQNEETLKIANMFFNMAFDILTVAKGEHFIKINQAFTKTLGYNQEDMDRLKFMDLIHPDDRKYADEVLTKHLTGSPVVNFRTRFICKDGSYKWLDWNSNMDVQQGVFYSVARDVTELVKLEEEEKTAIDDLYENEEKLRLIVENIGEGVIVANADKKIVLANDMANEIFGIEEDEKISSHLTDHFELYFPDEKTIFPSQNLPMERALNGEITDDVEVVLWNPVAQEKKRVLISGRPLVDQNNKVVAAVVTIKDISKYKQLEQELKETELKYRQLIGFRKGGDTAV, encoded by the coding sequence ATGAAAATCTCCTTTGAAAAGCGAATATTCCTTGGGTTCGTGATTAACTTACTTGTTGTTTTTGTATCAGGTTGGATTTTTGTTTCACGGCTGAACAACGAAAAAAATAAAGAAATGAATTCCAGATTGGATTGGATTGAACTTTCCTTATTTGTTCTCTCTTTTGTTTTATTAATTATCGTGTATTTTATTATTCGTGCGCAATTGAACGCCAAAAACATATCACAGAATTTACTTCTTGAAAACAAACAGCTTTTGCAGTCCATAATTGACAATACCACTAGTCCTATTTTTATAAAAAAAATAAATGGCGAGTACATATTGATTAATAAACAATTCGAGTCTTTATTTAAGATTTCTAATGAGGAAATAATAGGCAAAACAGATTATGATTTTCTTCCCGCGACTGTAGCTGATGCTTATCGAAATTCCGATTTTGAAGCTGTCAAAGCGCTCAAAGAATTAAAAACAGAGGAGACGATTCAACAGCAAGATGGTTTGCATACTTACATCGCCGTAAAATTCCCTTTGTTCGATTCAAAAGGAAGGGTATATGCTCTTGGAGGAATTTTTACTGATATTTCGGATCGAAAACAATTAGATGAATCATTTAAAGCGGCGGATAAATTCTTCAATATGTCCTTAGACATGATGATTATCGCGTCCAAGGATAAATTTATAAAAATAAACACCGCAGTCAGTAAAATTTTAGGCTATTCGGAAGAAGAATTGTTGAGCCAGCCTTTTCTTGCGTATGTGTATCCTGATGATATTGAATCTACCAAAAATGAGGTGGTTAAACTGCAAGCAGGAGCTCCATCGATAAAATTTGAAAACCGATATATCTGTAAAGATGGATCAATAAAATGGATTTTGTGGTCAGTGTATCCAGATGTTGCAAGTGGGCTTTTATATGCTGTTGCCCGTGACATTACCGCATTAAAAGAAAGTGAAAAATCGTTAATGGAAGCCGAAAATTTTTTTAAGATGTCCTATGAATTGCTTGTTGTTGCCAAGGGTGATTATTTTATAAAAGTAAATCCGGCTTTCACAAGAACTCTTGGCTTTGACCAAAATGACATGAATAAAAAGACGTTTCTGTCTTTTACTCATCCGGATGATTTAAAATCTTCTATTGCGGCAGTCGAAAGATTGAAGAAAGGGGAGCCTATGTTGAATTTTAGAGCTAGGGCAATTTGTAAAGATGGATCTTATAAATGGTTGGAATGGTCCGGTACAATAGATATGCAGACGGGAATAATGTATGCTGTTGCTAGAGATGTAACCGAAAAAATTCAAAATGAAGAAACCTTGAAAATAGCGAATATGTTTTTTAATATGGCATTCGACATTCTTACAGTAGCCAAGGGTGAACATTTTATTAAAATTAATCAAGCTTTCACTAAAACACTCGGGTATAATCAAGAGGATATGGACCGATTGAAATTTATGGATTTAATTCACCCTGATGACAGGAAATATGCTGACGAGGTGTTGACAAAACACCTCACAGGATCACCGGTTGTCAATTTTAGAACTCGATTTATTTGTAAAGACGGATCCTATAAATGGCTGGACTGGAATAGCAATATGGATGTGCAGCAAGGTGTTTTCTATTCTGTGGCGCGGGATGTTACAGAACTAGTTAAATTAGAAGAAGAAGAGAAAACAGCGATAGATGATCTTTATGAAAATGAGGAGAAATTAAGATTAATAGTGGAAAATATTGGAGAAGGTGTTATTGTTGCCAATGCAGATAAAAAAATAGTTTTGGCTAATGATATGGCCAATGAAATTTTTGGAATCGAAGAAGATGAAAAAATATCATCTCATTTGACGGACCATTTCGAATTGTACTTTCCTGATGAAAAAACGATATTTCCTTCTCAAAATTTACCAATGGAGCGTGCGTTGAACGGTGAAATAACAGATGATGTTGAAGTCGTTCTTTGGAATCCGGTTGCGCAGGAAAAAAAACGGGTTCTTATTAGTGGCAGACCCCTAGTTGATCAAAACAATAAAGTAGTTGCGGCAGTTGTGACCATTAAGGACATCAGTAAATACAAACAACTGGAACAAGAATTGAAAGAAACAGAGTTGAAATACCGGCAATTAATCGGTTTTAGAAAAGGGGGCGATACGGCTGTTTGA
- a CDS encoding BrxA/BrxB family bacilliredoxin, with protein MYPEEMVKPMRAELSDAGFQELHTAESVENAIKSEGTTLVVVNSVCGCAARNARPGAKMSLENAKKPDHMVTVFAGVDKEAVDAARGFMFPFPPSSPSIALFKDGELVHMLERHHIEGRPAELIAENLKDAFNEYC; from the coding sequence ATGTATCCAGAAGAAATGGTAAAACCAATGCGTGCTGAACTATCTGACGCAGGTTTTCAAGAATTACATACGGCTGAATCAGTTGAAAACGCAATAAAATCTGAAGGAACTACTCTTGTAGTGGTTAATTCGGTTTGCGGTTGTGCGGCAAGGAATGCACGTCCGGGAGCAAAAATGAGTTTGGAAAACGCTAAAAAACCTGACCATATGGTAACGGTTTTTGCTGGTGTTGATAAAGAAGCTGTAGATGCCGCTAGAGGATTTATGTTTCCTTTTCCTCCATCATCTCCAAGTATCGCATTGTTTAAAGACGGTGAATTAGTTCATATGTTAGAGCGTCATCACATTGAAGGTCGCCCAGCTGAATTGATTGCTGAGAATCTAAAAGACGCTTTCAACGAATACTGTTAA
- a CDS encoding CoA transferase subunit B translates to MALDKNQIAQRIAKELKHNYYVNLGIGIPTLVANYIPEGIDVEFQSENGILGMGPFPFEGDEDADLINAGKQTITTLPGASFFDSAFSFGMIRGQHVDLTILGAMEVSENGDIANWKIPGKMVKGMGGAMDLVASAENIIVAMMHVNKAGESKILKKCSLPLTGVGCVKKVVTELAVMEITPNGFKLLERAPGVSVEHIIASTEATLIIDGEIPEMVID, encoded by the coding sequence ATGGCTTTAGACAAAAATCAAATTGCACAACGAATTGCAAAAGAATTAAAACACAACTATTACGTGAATCTTGGAATCGGAATTCCAACTTTAGTGGCTAATTATATTCCAGAAGGAATTGACGTTGAGTTTCAAAGCGAAAACGGAATTCTTGGTATGGGACCATTCCCTTTTGAGGGCGATGAAGATGCTGATTTAATCAATGCCGGAAAACAAACCATAACTACTTTGCCTGGAGCGAGTTTTTTTGATTCCGCATTCAGTTTTGGAATGATACGCGGACAGCATGTTGATTTAACTATTCTTGGAGCGATGGAAGTTTCGGAAAATGGGGATATCGCGAACTGGAAAATTCCCGGTAAAATGGTTAAAGGAATGGGAGGCGCCATGGATTTAGTCGCTTCTGCCGAAAATATTATTGTTGCAATGATGCATGTCAACAAAGCTGGAGAGTCAAAAATTCTAAAAAAATGTAGCCTTCCGTTAACAGGAGTTGGTTGCGTTAAAAAAGTAGTTACTGAATTAGCCGTGATGGAAATAACTCCAAATGGATTTAAACTATTGGAACGTGCTCCCGGAGTATCGGTGGAACATATTATAGCTTCAACCGAAGCCACTTTAATTATTGATGGCGAAATTCCTGAAATGGTTATTGATTAA
- a CDS encoding rhodanese-related sulfurtransferase, with product MQLYNTLSAEERVIMIDDAGKQRLTLSFYAYAQIQNPTQFRNELFLAWNPLEVLGRIYVASEGINAQLSLPADNFYAFKDSIEAYDFMKGIRLNIAVEHDDHSFLKLTVKVRDKIVADGLVDETFDVTNIGIHLKAKEFNELLEDPNTIVVDMRNHYESEIGHFTKAIKPDVDTFRESLPIIEEQLSEHKQDKKLLMYCTGGIRCEKASAYFKHKGFENVYQLEGGIIEYTRQVKAERLESKFIGKNFVFDHRLGERITDDIVSQCHQCGKPCDVHTNCVNEGCHLLFIQCEECKTAMEGCCSQECVGIIHLPEDEQKAIRRGIKNGNMIFKKGKSDVLTFKNNEETHGIFVAEKPKKAIKKEQKVKKMYIGKGTHFFPKPSIGQFLIEDDEIKIGDKILIKGSTTGEQEMIIDAMFVNEVAAEKAVSGDTCTFKLPFRIRLSDKLYKILEA from the coding sequence ATGCAACTGTATAACACCTTAAGCGCAGAAGAAAGAGTCATCATGATCGATGATGCCGGAAAGCAAAGATTAACTTTGTCTTTCTATGCTTATGCGCAAATTCAAAATCCAACACAATTTCGTAACGAATTATTTCTGGCGTGGAATCCTCTCGAGGTTCTAGGTCGAATATATGTAGCCAGTGAGGGAATCAATGCCCAATTATCACTTCCCGCAGATAATTTCTATGCGTTCAAAGATTCCATCGAAGCCTATGATTTCATGAAAGGCATTCGGTTGAATATTGCCGTGGAGCATGACGATCATTCTTTCTTAAAACTTACTGTAAAAGTTCGCGATAAAATTGTTGCCGATGGTTTGGTTGACGAAACTTTTGATGTTACTAATATTGGAATTCACTTAAAAGCAAAGGAATTCAACGAATTACTGGAAGATCCAAATACGATTGTGGTCGATATGCGTAATCATTATGAAAGCGAAATTGGACATTTTACCAAAGCTATAAAACCAGATGTAGATACCTTTCGCGAAAGCTTACCTATCATAGAAGAACAACTTTCGGAACACAAACAAGACAAAAAATTATTGATGTATTGCACCGGAGGAATTCGTTGCGAGAAAGCCAGCGCTTATTTCAAACACAAAGGTTTTGAAAATGTTTACCAACTAGAAGGCGGAATTATCGAATACACGAGACAAGTAAAAGCTGAACGGTTGGAAAGTAAATTCATAGGTAAAAACTTTGTTTTTGATCACCGCTTGGGCGAAAGAATTACAGATGATATTGTGTCTCAATGCCACCAATGCGGCAAACCGTGCGACGTGCATACCAATTGTGTGAACGAAGGTTGTCATTTACTTTTCATCCAATGCGAGGAATGTAAAACTGCAATGGAAGGCTGTTGTTCTCAAGAATGTGTGGGTATAATTCATCTTCCGGAAGACGAACAAAAAGCCATTCGCAGAGGTATTAAAAATGGCAATATGATTTTCAAAAAAGGAAAATCAGATGTGCTGACTTTCAAAAATAATGAAGAAACTCATGGCATTTTTGTTGCAGAGAAACCGAAAAAAGCCATAAAAAAAGAACAAAAAGTTAAGAAAATGTACATCGGAAAAGGAACTCATTTTTTTCCAAAACCAAGTATTGGACAATTCCTTATTGAAGATGACGAAATCAAAATTGGCGACAAAATATTAATCAAAGGTTCCACAACTGGAGAACAGGAAATGATTATCGATGCTATGTTTGTTAATGAAGTGGCTGCAGAAAAAGCAGTTTCAGGAGATACTTGCACTTTCAAATTACCGTTTAGAATTCGTTTGTCTGATAAATTGTATAAAATTTTAGAAGCATAA
- a CDS encoding stage 0 sporulation family protein, which translates to MACTSCSTSDGGAPKGCKNNGTCGTDSCNKLTVFDWLSNMSLPNGEAPFDCVEVRFKNGRKEFYRNTEKLTLSMGDIVATVASPGHDIGIVTLTGELVRIQMKKKGVNPTSNEVPKIYRKASQKDIDIWSTARDKEEPMKVRARELAIAQKLEMKISDIEFQGDGSKATFYYTANDRIDFRALIKDFAKEFSTRIEMKQVGFRQEAARLGGIGSCGRELCCSTWLTDFRSVNTSAARYQQLSLNPQKLAGQCGKLKCCLNYELDTYMDALKGFPDFETKLVTEKGDAICQKQDIFKGLMWFAYTNNFANWHVLKIEQVKEIIAENKLKNKVSSLEDFAIEIVVEPEKNFNNAMGQESLTRFDQPKAKKKQNKKRKPGGENIIVANNNNTINPSNNNNNTIKPANNKPNNNNRQNPVDKKPVEPRKPIIITKNVDKK; encoded by the coding sequence ATGGCATGTACAAGTTGTTCAACTTCTGATGGTGGTGCACCTAAGGGTTGTAAAAATAATGGGACTTGCGGCACCGATAGCTGCAACAAATTAACGGTTTTCGACTGGCTTTCTAATATGAGTTTGCCTAATGGTGAAGCGCCTTTCGACTGTGTTGAAGTACGTTTTAAAAACGGAAGAAAAGAGTTTTACCGCAATACGGAAAAGTTAACTTTAAGTATGGGAGACATTGTAGCTACGGTTGCTTCTCCTGGACATGATATAGGAATTGTTACTCTTACGGGCGAATTGGTTCGGATTCAAATGAAGAAAAAAGGAGTAAATCCTACGAGCAACGAAGTTCCAAAAATCTACAGAAAAGCATCCCAAAAAGATATCGATATCTGGTCGACTGCTCGAGATAAAGAAGAACCAATGAAAGTTAGAGCGCGTGAATTAGCGATTGCTCAAAAACTAGAAATGAAAATTTCTGACATTGAATTTCAAGGAGATGGTTCCAAAGCTACTTTTTATTATACGGCAAATGACCGAATTGACTTTCGTGCTTTAATTAAAGATTTCGCAAAAGAATTCAGTACCAGAATCGAGATGAAACAAGTTGGTTTCCGTCAGGAAGCAGCACGTTTAGGAGGAATTGGTTCTTGCGGAAGAGAATTATGCTGTTCTACTTGGCTAACGGATTTTAGAAGTGTAAATACCTCAGCAGCCCGTTACCAACAATTGTCATTGAATCCACAAAAACTAGCTGGACAATGCGGTAAATTAAAATGCTGCTTGAACTATGAACTAGATACTTATATGGATGCTTTGAAAGGTTTTCCTGATTTTGAAACAAAATTGGTGACTGAAAAAGGAGATGCCATTTGCCAAAAACAAGATATTTTCAAAGGACTAATGTGGTTTGCTTATACTAACAATTTTGCGAATTGGCATGTGTTGAAAATCGAACAAGTCAAAGAAATTATTGCTGAAAACAAGTTGAAAAACAAAGTTTCCTCTTTGGAGGATTTTGCTATAGAAATTGTTGTGGAGCCAGAGAAAAACTTCAACAATGCTATGGGGCAAGAGAGTTTAACTCGTTTTGACCAACCAAAAGCAAAGAAAAAACAAAACAAAAAACGCAAACCGGGTGGGGAAAATATAATTGTAGCAAATAATAACAATACTATTAATCCTTCGAATAATAATAACAATACCATTAAGCCTGCAAATAATAAACCCAACAATAACAACAGACAAAATCCTGTGGACAAAAAGCCTGTTGAACCAAGAAAACCTATAATTATTACTAAAAATGTGGATAAAAAATAG
- a CDS encoding lycopene cyclase family protein, whose amino-acid sequence MKHFDFIFTGTGLSALMTVYKMVQSGKFYDKSILLLDENTKKANDRTWCFWTKEEVIWEKSISKKWDVALFANENFKRDLDLKPYKYNMVKGLDFYTQVFDLISKQGNITFIHQKVTEIEESDNLILIETDSESFSCSKLFNSIYNKQKVENQSKYPVLQQHFIGWFIKSEQAVFNPEEATFMDFSVEQKGNTRFMYVLPTSKTEALLEYTLFSHKHLEKSEYENEIKKYIEKLGINNYEIMEKEQGSIPMTCYPFWKLNTKNVINIGTSGGWTKASTGYTFKNSDKKSTELVSFLQTETDFTKFHKKTKFWFYDLLLLDILDRKNELGSSIFSSMFKKGNPTLIFKFLDEETTFIEDIKVILKCPKMLFIKAIFHVVFKK is encoded by the coding sequence ATGAAACACTTCGATTTTATTTTCACGGGAACCGGTTTATCTGCTTTGATGACTGTATATAAAATGGTGCAATCCGGTAAATTTTATGATAAAAGTATTTTGTTATTGGATGAAAACACTAAAAAAGCCAACGACAGAACTTGGTGTTTTTGGACAAAAGAAGAAGTGATTTGGGAGAAATCTATATCCAAAAAATGGGATGTGGCTTTGTTTGCCAATGAAAATTTCAAGCGTGATTTGGATTTAAAACCGTATAAATACAACATGGTGAAGGGCTTGGATTTTTACACACAAGTATTTGATTTGATTTCGAAACAAGGAAACATCACTTTCATCCACCAAAAAGTAACCGAAATTGAAGAATCCGACAATTTAATTCTGATAGAAACTGATTCTGAAAGTTTTTCCTGTTCCAAATTATTTAACAGTATTTACAACAAACAAAAAGTTGAAAATCAGTCCAAATATCCTGTTTTGCAACAGCATTTTATTGGTTGGTTTATAAAAAGTGAACAAGCTGTTTTTAATCCTGAAGAAGCGACATTCATGGATTTTTCGGTTGAACAAAAAGGGAACACCCGTTTTATGTATGTTTTGCCAACGTCGAAGACCGAAGCTTTATTGGAATACACGCTCTTTTCGCACAAGCATTTAGAAAAGTCAGAATACGAAAACGAAATCAAAAAATACATTGAAAAACTAGGGATTAACAATTACGAAATCATGGAAAAAGAACAAGGTAGTATTCCTATGACATGTTATCCTTTTTGGAAACTCAACACCAAAAACGTCATTAATATTGGTACTTCCGGTGGTTGGACTAAAGCGAGTACCGGATACACTTTCAAAAACTCTGATAAAAAATCCACTGAATTGGTTTCATTCCTTCAAACGGAAACTGACTTCACGAAGTTTCATAAAAAAACCAAATTCTGGTTCTACGACTTATTACTTTTAGATATTTTAGATCGTAAAAATGAATTGGGCTCTTCTATTTTTTCCTCCATGTTCAAAAAAGGGAATCCAACCTTAATTTTTAAATTCTTAGACGAGGAAACCACTTTTATAGAAGATATTAAAGTAATTTTAAAATGCCCTAAAATGTTATTTATTAAAGCTATTTTTCATGTTGTTTTCAAAAAATAA
- a CDS encoding CoA transferase subunit A, whose translation MINKKVNNVKEALQGVENGMTIMLGGFGLCGIPENCIAELVKKETNNLTCISNNAGVDDFGLGLLLQKRQIKKMISSYVGENAEFERQMLSGELEVDLIPQGTLAERCRAAQSGIPAFFTPAGYGTEVAVGKEVREFNGKMHVMEHAFEADFAIVKAWKGDEAGNLIFKGTARNFNPCMAGAAKITIAEVEELLPAGSLDPNEIHIPGILVNRIFQGVKYEKRIEQRTVRKIF comes from the coding sequence ATGATCAACAAAAAAGTAAATAACGTTAAAGAAGCACTTCAAGGAGTTGAAAACGGCATGACCATCATGCTGGGCGGTTTTGGATTATGCGGTATTCCAGAGAACTGCATAGCCGAATTAGTAAAAAAAGAAACTAATAATCTAACCTGTATTTCCAACAATGCCGGTGTCGATGATTTTGGTCTTGGTTTATTATTACAAAAACGCCAAATCAAGAAGATGATTTCTTCTTACGTAGGAGAAAATGCCGAATTTGAACGCCAAATGCTTTCGGGAGAACTCGAAGTTGACCTTATCCCTCAAGGAACATTAGCGGAACGTTGTCGCGCGGCACAATCAGGAATCCCAGCTTTTTTCACACCAGCCGGTTACGGAACAGAAGTGGCAGTTGGGAAAGAAGTTCGGGAATTTAATGGAAAAATGCATGTCATGGAACATGCTTTTGAAGCTGACTTTGCTATTGTGAAAGCCTGGAAAGGTGACGAAGCCGGAAACCTAATTTTTAAAGGAACAGCCAGAAACTTCAATCCATGTATGGCTGGAGCTGCAAAAATAACTATCGCAGAAGTAGAAGAATTGTTGCCTGCAGGAAGTTTAGATCCAAATGAAATTCATATTCCAGGAATCCTTGTAAATAGAATTTTTCAAGGTGTGAAATATGAAAAAAGAATTGAACAAAGAACCGTGAGAAAAATTTTCTAA
- a CDS encoding penicillin-binding protein 1A, whose translation MAIKKNNNQAKNIERDANYYKKKFWKIFFYALGSIALFFLFASWGLLGSMPSFEDLENPDSNLATEIISSDGVVLGKYFEKNRSQLKYADLPKNLVQALVATEDARFYEHSGIDGRGTLRAIASVGTSGGASTLTQQLAKQLFHGEGSKFLPFRIVQKVKEWIIAIRLERQYTKNEIIAMYCNVYDFGNNSVGVSSAAKTYFSKEPKDLTIDESAILVGMFKNSGLYNPVRNPEGVKNRRNVVLLQMEKGNIITEDQKVKLQSLPIVLHFKLETHKDGTATYFREYLRDYMKKWVEENKKPDGSDYDIYKDGLKIYTTIDSRMQLHAEEAVAAHMANLQQQFFIEAKRNKNAPFVNISTKETERILNQAMKSSHRWEVMKSQDKSDDEIVKSFNEKTKMTVFSWKGERDTIMTPLDSIRYYKHFLQSGLMAMEPQTGNIKAWVGGINYKYFQYDHVGQGARQVGSTFKPFVYATAIEQLNMSPCDSIIDSPFTIPVGRHHVTESWTPKNSNNRYVGMVTLKRALANSINTISAKLMDKVGPEAVVELTHKLGVKSEIPLQPSIALGAVEITVEDMVAAYSTFANQGVYTKPQFLSRIEDKSGTIIYEPIPESHDVLNKDIAFAVIKLLEGVTEGGSGDRLRTTYGGDGDNRWTGYPYQFRNPIAGKTGTTQNQSDGWFMGMVPNLVTGVWVGCEDRSARFKSITYGQGATAALPVWAYFMKLCYADSGLKVSKENFNRPPNLSIKVDCYSAPKVKDTTDIQQDTGEFEL comes from the coding sequence ATGGCTATCAAGAAAAACAACAATCAGGCTAAAAACATAGAGAGAGATGCAAACTATTATAAAAAGAAATTTTGGAAAATTTTCTTTTATGCATTAGGTTCTATCGCATTATTTTTCTTATTCGCCTCATGGGGACTTTTGGGTTCAATGCCTTCTTTTGAAGATTTAGAGAATCCAGATTCCAATTTAGCTACAGAAATCATCTCTTCTGATGGAGTGGTTTTGGGGAAATATTTCGAAAAAAATAGGTCTCAATTAAAATATGCTGATTTACCGAAAAACTTGGTCCAAGCTCTGGTAGCAACAGAAGATGCTCGTTTTTATGAGCATTCCGGTATAGATGGAAGAGGGACTTTGAGAGCAATTGCAAGTGTAGGAACAAGCGGTGGAGCGAGTACATTAACCCAACAACTTGCCAAGCAATTGTTTCACGGTGAAGGTTCTAAGTTTTTACCTTTTAGAATTGTGCAAAAAGTAAAAGAATGGATTATTGCCATTAGACTGGAAAGACAATACACCAAAAACGAAATAATCGCGATGTACTGCAATGTTTATGATTTTGGAAACAATTCTGTAGGGGTTAGCTCCGCTGCAAAAACTTATTTTTCAAAAGAACCAAAGGATTTAACCATTGACGAGTCGGCAATATTAGTTGGAATGTTCAAAAACTCTGGATTATACAATCCTGTTAGAAATCCAGAAGGGGTAAAAAACCGCAGAAACGTAGTGCTTTTGCAAATGGAAAAAGGAAATATCATTACAGAAGATCAAAAAGTAAAATTACAAAGTTTACCTATCGTCTTGCATTTTAAATTAGAAACCCATAAAGACGGAACGGCTACTTATTTTAGAGAATACCTGCGCGATTACATGAAAAAATGGGTAGAAGAAAATAAAAAACCGGATGGTTCTGATTATGATATTTATAAAGACGGATTAAAAATATACACTACCATAGATTCCAGAATGCAATTACATGCCGAAGAAGCGGTTGCGGCACACATGGCAAACCTTCAACAGCAATTTTTCATTGAAGCAAAAAGAAATAAAAACGCTCCTTTTGTAAATATTTCTACTAAAGAAACGGAACGAATTCTGAATCAGGCGATGAAATCTTCACACCGTTGGGAAGTTATGAAATCACAAGATAAAAGCGATGATGAAATTGTAAAATCGTTCAACGAAAAAACAAAAATGACGGTCTTTTCTTGGAAAGGAGAAAGAGATACTATCATGACTCCTTTGGATTCGATCCGTTATTACAAACATTTTTTACAGTCTGGATTGATGGCGATGGAACCACAAACGGGTAACATAAAAGCTTGGGTTGGGGGAATTAACTACAAATATTTTCAGTACGATCACGTAGGGCAAGGTGCAAGACAAGTAGGTTCAACTTTCAAACCATTTGTTTATGCTACAGCCATCGAACAATTGAATATGTCACCTTGTGATTCCATTATAGATTCACCATTTACAATTCCTGTTGGACGTCATCACGTGACCGAATCTTGGACACCCAAAAACTCCAATAACAGATATGTGGGAATGGTAACTTTAAAAAGAGCTTTAGCCAATTCTATCAACACCATTTCAGCAAAATTAATGGATAAAGTAGGTCCTGAAGCAGTGGTAGAATTAACCCATAAACTAGGGGTGAAATCTGAAATCCCTTTACAACCATCCATAGCATTGGGAGCTGTTGAAATCACCGTTGAAGATATGGTTGCCGCTTACAGTACTTTCGCTAATCAAGGGGTTTACACGAAACCACAATTTCTAAGCCGCATCGAAGATAAAAGTGGTACCATAATCTACGAACCTATTCCTGAGTCTCATGATGTTTTAAATAAAGATATCGCTTTTGCAGTAATAAAATTACTTGAAGGTGTAACCGAGGGAGGTTCTGGTGACCGTTTACGCACCACTTATGGAGGAGACGGAGACAATCGCTGGACTGGTTATCCATATCAGTTCCGAAATCCAATCGCAGGTAAAACAGGAACAACACAAAACCAGTCCGATGGTTGGTTTATGGGAATGGTTCCTAATCTTGTGACCGGTGTTTGGGTAGGCTGCGAAGATCGTTCGGCCCGCTTCAAAAGCATTACTTATGGACAAGGAGCAACTGCCGCATTGCCGGTTTGGGCGTATTTTATGAAACTTTGTTATGCAGATTCAGGTCTTAAGGTTTCCAAAGAAAATTTTAACAGGCCGCCTAATCTTTCCATAAAGGTAGATTGTTATTCTGCCCCAAAAGTAAAAGACACTACTGATATACAACAAGACACAGGAGAATTCGAATTGTAG
- a CDS encoding gliding motility lipoprotein GldH: MWIKNSALLLLVVILSSSCDKKRVFDEYKSVGSAWHKDSIVTFDLPELDSTKRYNLFVNLRDNNSYKYNNLFLIVSIEKQNGFTKVDTLEYQMANPDGSLLGDGFSDIKESKLVYKENEQFKGKYKVHIKQAVRETGKVPGVKLLDGITEVGFRIEKKD, encoded by the coding sequence ATGTGGATAAAAAATAGCGCTTTACTTCTTTTGGTTGTAATCCTCTCTTCTTCATGCGACAAAAAAAGAGTTTTTGACGAGTACAAATCTGTTGGAAGTGCTTGGCATAAAGACAGTATTGTTACTTTCGATCTGCCGGAATTAGATTCAACAAAAAGATATAATTTGTTTGTCAATTTGAGAGATAATAACAGTTATAAATACAACAATCTGTTTTTAATTGTTTCCATCGAAAAACAAAATGGTTTTACAAAAGTGGATACGCTTGAATACCAAATGGCAAATCCAGACGGGTCTTTGCTAGGTGATGGTTTTTCGGACATAAAAGAAAGTAAACTCGTTTACAAGGAAAATGAACAATTTAAAGGAAAGTATAAAGTTCATATAAAACAAGCCGTTCGAGAAACTGGAAAAGTTCCCGGCGTGAAGCTTTTAGATGGAATTACAGAAGTTGGTTTTAGAATAGAAAAAAAAGATTAA